A section of the Methanothermobacter sp. genome encodes:
- a CDS encoding oligosaccharide repeat unit polymerase family protein, protein MRFDIFSPYSVIIALLIYLVLAISGTLMGIRGLRLPSGLSILYIVLGATIFILGAYMSGRIRTEKPASPGNPREKLLVLLVTSGIILQALNLYMLGGIPLLSGYLKARAVTKIWLLSYLIFLPSINMLLAAYPRRRYCIPLIIGATLFALTGYRTTVVVILLSGIITIYYSARPSPRQIGLLLSALAIVAIAVGYIAVKSIEWQTWTLNPLELLLYRAGYTLMVFDRLLDQQGATAGKLLYYTLTGYLHSTDPRSIVGEAVLGYRHSTTSLIFGPPILDFGLPAMVIQMFLLGMILGFMHRIQISLNGIFTGIYSVILAHTIIWVETGPTDLVVWLFYMVAVISIIYVLWRCYPETGSCS, encoded by the coding sequence ATGAGGTTTGATATATTCTCCCCCTATTCTGTCATCATAGCGCTGCTCATATACCTTGTGCTTGCCATTTCAGGGACACTGATGGGTATCAGGGGTCTGAGACTTCCATCAGGGCTTTCAATTCTCTATATAGTTCTTGGTGCCACCATATTCATCCTTGGAGCATATATGTCTGGAAGGATACGAACAGAGAAACCTGCCAGTCCAGGAAATCCACGGGAAAAACTTCTGGTCCTTCTTGTCACGTCTGGAATCATTCTACAGGCACTGAACCTTTATATGCTGGGGGGAATTCCGCTCCTCAGCGGTTATCTCAAGGCAAGGGCGGTTACGAAGATATGGCTTCTTTCATACCTCATATTCCTCCCATCAATTAACATGCTTCTTGCAGCTTATCCCAGGAGGAGGTACTGTATTCCACTTATCATTGGAGCCACACTCTTTGCCCTCACAGGCTACAGGACAACCGTTGTGGTTATACTGCTGAGCGGTATCATAACCATCTACTACTCTGCAAGGCCATCCCCCCGCCAGATAGGCCTCCTGCTATCAGCTCTTGCCATTGTGGCAATAGCCGTCGGCTATATTGCTGTTAAATCAATTGAATGGCAGACCTGGACCCTGAATCCACTGGAACTCCTTCTCTACAGGGCAGGCTACACCCTCATGGTATTTGACAGGCTCCTGGACCAGCAGGGGGCAACTGCCGGTAAACTCCTCTATTACACCCTTACAGGATATCTGCACTCAACGGATCCAAGGTCAATCGTTGGTGAGGCCGTGCTTGGCTACAGGCACTCAACAACATCACTCATATTTGGACCCCCCATCCTGGACTTCGGGCTTCCTGCAATGGTTATCCAGATGTTCCTACTGGGAATGATCCTTGGATTCATGCACAGGATTCAGATATCACTGAACGGGATCTTTACAGGTATTTATTCGGTAATTCTGGCCCATACCATAATCTGGGTTGAAACAGGCCCAACAGACCTTGTGGTCTGGTTGTTCTACATGGTCGCTGTCATATCAATTATATACGTCCTCTGGAGGTGTTATCCTGAAACTGGCAGTTGCAGCTGA
- a CDS encoding ParA family protein, with protein sequence MGEIISIINQKGGCGKTTTAVNLSAALSLLERRVLVVDMDPQGNATTGFGVNKSELDSTIYTVLSRKASLRDVILPAELEDLYLAPSNISLSGAEIELSSEIGYHAILKEALGDVRDEFDYIFIDAPPSLGILTLNALVASDSVIIPIQAEYYALEGMADLLRTMNLVEERLQSPCPIKGILITLYDSRTRLARDVQGEVEKFFGERENIFRTRIPRNVRLAEAPSHGKPCITYDPESTGTGAYMKLAAEILDME encoded by the coding sequence ATGGGAGAGATAATTTCAATCATAAACCAGAAGGGGGGCTGTGGCAAGACAACAACCGCAGTGAACCTCTCAGCAGCCCTTTCACTACTTGAGAGGAGGGTGCTGGTGGTTGACATGGACCCCCAGGGTAACGCAACGACAGGGTTCGGTGTGAATAAATCTGAACTGGACTCAACCATCTACACAGTACTCAGCAGAAAGGCATCCCTCAGGGATGTGATACTGCCAGCCGAACTCGAGGACCTGTACCTTGCACCCAGCAACATATCCCTGAGCGGTGCAGAGATCGAACTCAGCAGCGAGATAGGCTACCACGCCATCCTCAAGGAGGCTCTGGGGGACGTGAGGGATGAATTCGACTACATATTCATAGACGCCCCGCCGTCACTGGGGATACTCACACTCAACGCCCTCGTGGCATCTGACAGTGTCATAATACCAATACAGGCGGAGTACTATGCCCTCGAGGGAATGGCCGACCTCCTCAGAACAATGAACCTTGTTGAGGAACGTCTCCAGAGCCCCTGCCCCATAAAGGGGATACTCATAACCCTCTATGACTCGAGGACACGCCTTGCAAGGGACGTGCAGGGGGAGGTTGAGAAGTTCTTTGGTGAAAGGGAGAACATCTTCAGAACAAGGATACCGAGAAACGTACGCCTTGCAGAGGCCCCAAGTCATGGAAAACCATGCATCACCTATGACCCTGAAAGCACAGGTACGGGGGCCTACATGAAACTCGCAGCTGAAATACTGGACATGGAGTGA
- the cfbB gene encoding Ni-sirohydrochlorin a,c-diamide synthase, with the protein MRLVLAGTGSAVGKTTIATGIMRALSDRGIQPFKVGPDYIDPSYHTMATGNISRNLDSFFMTDAQIREAFTRAMKISGARMGIIEGVRGLYEGISATGDTGSTASVAKALKAPVVLIINSRSLVKSAAAMVLGFRSLDPEVEIRGVILNQVKNRRHYLKTKEAVEELTGTEVVGGIPRSAELEVEQRHLGLVPAVEREQIASYIERWGSAMEEYLDLEALEDIMASAGKIDGEREPLWQRGNKSKVKIGVAFDEAFNFYYRENIEALEDNGASVVYFSPLHDEELPDVDAVYIGGGYPEVFAGELESNRSMRMSVRRFHADGRPIFGECGGLMYLMRSIDGREMCGVFPYDAEMTKKVQGLSYVISEAVSDNLITGEGDVFRGHEFHYSRVSVTGDAQFAFRVLRGRGIMDSMDGITSGSALASYVHIHAASCPNFAANFTRNAWELQDEV; encoded by the coding sequence ATGAGACTTGTACTTGCAGGGACAGGGAGCGCAGTTGGCAAGACCACCATAGCGACCGGGATAATGAGGGCACTCTCCGATAGGGGCATCCAGCCCTTCAAGGTGGGTCCGGACTACATAGACCCATCATATCACACCATGGCCACAGGAAACATCTCAAGGAACCTCGACTCCTTCTTCATGACAGATGCCCAGATAAGGGAGGCCTTCACAAGGGCAATGAAAATATCAGGGGCCAGAATGGGTATAATAGAGGGCGTAAGGGGACTGTATGAGGGTATAAGTGCAACCGGGGACACTGGAAGCACAGCTTCAGTTGCAAAGGCCCTTAAAGCCCCGGTGGTTCTCATAATAAATTCAAGAAGCCTTGTTAAAAGCGCGGCGGCCATGGTACTGGGTTTCAGATCCCTTGACCCGGAGGTTGAAATCAGGGGGGTTATCCTGAACCAGGTTAAGAACAGGAGACACTACCTCAAGACAAAGGAGGCTGTTGAGGAACTCACAGGCACCGAGGTGGTGGGGGGAATACCAAGGAGCGCAGAACTGGAGGTTGAGCAGAGGCACCTTGGACTTGTACCCGCCGTTGAAAGGGAGCAGATAGCATCCTACATTGAGAGATGGGGCAGTGCGATGGAGGAGTACCTGGACCTTGAGGCCCTTGAGGATATAATGGCGTCTGCAGGAAAAATTGATGGAGAAAGGGAACCCCTGTGGCAGAGAGGAAATAAAAGTAAGGTTAAAATAGGCGTGGCATTTGACGAGGCCTTTAACTTTTATTACAGGGAGAACATAGAGGCCCTTGAGGATAACGGGGCTTCAGTTGTCTACTTCAGCCCCCTCCATGATGAGGAGCTGCCTGATGTTGACGCGGTATACATAGGGGGTGGCTACCCTGAGGTATTTGCAGGGGAACTTGAATCCAACAGATCCATGAGGATGTCGGTGAGGAGGTTTCACGCAGACGGCAGACCCATCTTCGGGGAATGTGGCGGCCTGATGTACCTGATGAGGTCCATTGATGGGCGCGAGATGTGTGGTGTGTTCCCCTACGATGCTGAGATGACAAAAAAGGTCCAGGGACTGAGCTACGTGATCTCTGAGGCGGTCTCTGACAACCTGATAACAGGGGAGGGGGATGTGTTCAGGGGACATGAATTCCACTACTCAAGGGTCTCAGTCACCGGAGATGCGCAATTTGCCTTCAGGGTGCTCAGGGGAAGGGGCATAATGGACTCCATGGATGGAATAACCTCTGGATCGGCCCTTGCAAGTTACGTGCACATACATGCAGCATCATGCCCCAACTTTGCCGCAAACTTCACAAGGAATGCATGGGAGCTCCAGGATGAGGTTTGA
- a CDS encoding radical SAM protein has translation MSLAERVQVLSDSAQFDLCDYSADPSQRNPSLPGIYYTSYRGCRVPLFKVLLTNRCCNDCRYCINSAEKEPVELKPEEVAGIFLDYYERRYVDGLFLSSGVSRDPDETMEKLLETLRILRLEGYGGYIHLKIIPGSSMDTVRRAMELASRVSINLETATRDGLDELSSTKDYSVDILRRMRWISRFKRRHPELAPSGQSTQLMVGAVDETDEDIVKRVKWIYDKYSLRRVYFSGFQPIEGTALEKRAEADPGRVFRLYQADSLLKSYGFGVDELRFSGGYLDTSVDPKYAAAMEMDIFPVDLKTAPYHEIIRVPGIGPRSARKIIELRGKVNLTPDILKGMGVRLGRAEPFIYLDGSQTTLSSWNKSD, from the coding sequence ATGAGTCTTGCTGAAAGGGTCCAGGTGCTGAGTGACAGCGCCCAGTTTGACCTCTGCGACTACAGTGCAGACCCCTCCCAGCGGAACCCTTCGCTGCCGGGTATCTACTACACAAGTTACAGGGGCTGCAGGGTCCCCCTCTTCAAGGTTCTGCTCACCAACAGGTGCTGCAACGACTGCAGGTACTGTATAAACAGCGCAGAGAAAGAGCCCGTTGAGCTGAAGCCGGAGGAAGTTGCAGGGATATTCCTTGACTACTATGAGAGGCGCTACGTTGATGGACTCTTCCTCAGCTCCGGGGTGAGCAGGGACCCTGATGAAACCATGGAAAAGCTCCTGGAGACACTCAGAATCCTGAGACTTGAGGGTTATGGCGGTTACATACACCTCAAGATCATACCGGGCTCATCCATGGACACCGTAAGAAGGGCCATGGAACTTGCAAGTCGTGTGAGCATCAACCTTGAGACCGCAACCAGGGATGGTCTTGATGAACTTTCATCCACCAAGGACTACAGTGTTGACATTCTGCGGAGAATGAGGTGGATCAGCAGGTTCAAGAGGAGACACCCTGAACTTGCACCCTCAGGTCAGAGCACCCAGCTGATGGTTGGGGCTGTTGATGAAACAGATGAGGATATAGTTAAACGTGTTAAGTGGATCTACGATAAATATTCCCTCAGGAGGGTGTACTTCAGTGGTTTTCAGCCCATTGAAGGGACTGCACTTGAGAAAAGGGCCGAAGCAGACCCCGGGCGTGTCTTCAGACTCTATCAGGCTGACTCCCTCCTGAAGTCCTATGGTTTCGGTGTTGACGAGTTGAGGTTCAGTGGGGGCTACCTGGACACCTCTGTGGATCCAAAGTACGCCGCAGCCATGGAGATGGATATCTTCCCGGTGGACCTCAAGACCGCCCCCTATCATGAAATCATCAGGGTCCCTGGAATAGGACCAAGGTCGGCCAGAAAAATAATTGAACTGAGGGGTAAGGTTAACCTCACCCCGGATATCCTGAAGGGAATGGGGGTGAGGCTGGGCAGGGCTGAACCCTTCATATACCTCGATGGATCCCAGACAACCCTCAGCAGCTGGAATAAGAGCGATTGA
- a CDS encoding cysteine peptidase family C39 domain-containing protein — translation MKSSLGDEVIVRQSSGYSCGPAALATVLRNLGVHCSEAELAELAGTDESGTTMYGLILAATSKGLSARGVRMEISGLRRNHIAFVRYGDTAHYTVVLSVDDRNITLADPAMGRIRIRREIFSKIFTGNVLVVEREED, via the coding sequence ATGAAATCGTCTCTGGGTGATGAGGTTATAGTGAGGCAGAGCAGCGGATACAGCTGCGGCCCGGCGGCACTTGCCACGGTTCTCAGAAACCTTGGAGTTCACTGCAGTGAGGCAGAACTGGCGGAGCTTGCAGGTACAGACGAATCAGGGACCACCATGTATGGACTGATACTCGCAGCAACCTCGAAGGGCTTGAGTGCAAGAGGGGTCAGGATGGAAATATCGGGTCTGAGAAGGAATCACATCGCATTTGTAAGGTACGGTGACACGGCACACTACACCGTTGTTCTCTCGGTTGATGATAGAAACATCACACTGGCTGACCCTGCCATGGGTAGGATCAGGATAAGGAGGGAGATCTTCTCAAAAATATTCACAGGCAATGTTCTTGTTGTTGAAAGGGAGGAGGATTAA